In the Ochotona princeps isolate mOchPri1 chromosome 14, mOchPri1.hap1, whole genome shotgun sequence genome, GTAACTCTGGGATGTTAGACCTCTTTAGAAGTTCGGTAAGATAACTTCTTAATtactgaaattcatttttttaaagtataattgTGGCCTCAAACCATTCTACCTCATATACTATGGTAGTAACAAGTATATCAACGCTCAGGAActctttaaaagagaaatttaaaatgcatgtttctcCAGAGTAAATGGTCCATTGAATTTGTCTATTCTTGATACTTTTTTTCACTTTCACGATCGCtcatttttttaacaaagaatcaccataaaagtaaagcaaagcaaaacaaaaaaaaactgtactTCCACAATGAGGTTGCTACCATTCCGTCTCTGAATCATCACATATCCTGTGCATATGGGACACTCTGGGTCTATCGTTTTTCAGTTTTGTAAGCGTCTGGttctctctgtttcactttccatccaggtggTTCACTCTTTCGATCTTGCACACTTTCCCTTTGCCTGGCAAGTTTTCCAGGTCGATAGTACCTTCATTTCCCCATCTTTCCCAAGCAGCTAGTGGCACAATCTTGTTTCTCCTATGCTACATGGGAACTAATATTATCTTCTGAGCACCTTACATTAGCAATCCTGTCATATGAATACTTCCACACTTGGGCACGTGCTGTAGCCTTCAACAGGCTAGAAGAAGCTAAGGAAAAGCTCAAATTCTCTCAGTGTTTCTAACACATCTAATAAATGCTCCTTTTTGGGCCCCTCCCCTGGACAGTAGAGAATGTGGCACCAATCTTCTGCATCCATTTCTGCtcctcttttcatttttgttacaaGCATTCCTGAAGGAATCAGCATTTCTTTTAGCTCATTCATTGCCAGAAAAGAGATTCCTATGAGTCTCCTAGGCTATCCAATACTTTAACATATGTCTTTCCTAAAGTATGAGCAAAATATGAGAATATAAATTGACTTAATGACAACAGAATATAAATGGGGAGGTATATAGAATATACTAAACTTCTTTACATAAGAAGGATATGGCATTTAATAattctttttcaacatttattaacTATGACCATGTTATCTATTGAGACATAATATGAAGAGCTTCTGAGGAAAGGCTGTAATAATCTCAGAATATTGTCAGTAATGTGGCTAGCCTCACCAACTATCAGATTTTTTCCCAAAACTTTTAAGGAATCTTGAAATTACAGAATGGGAAGCTAAAAAGGGAGTTTCTATGGAGGAAGCAAATCCATCAGAATATAGGCAATCAAAAGTTCGAATTAGGGCCAACCGCATTAGCagagcggctaaatcctcacctaacaTGCTCCAGGaaaaggatcctggctcctggcttcagattggctcagctccagctgtttcaacCACTtaggaagtcaaccagcagacaaaaggtctttttctctgtttctcctctctgtaaatctgcttttccaataaaaataaataaatattaaaaaatttttaaaaaaaccctcaaatgAAAAAGATTGATTACTTTGGGGCCAGAGCTGCAGcttggcaggttaagccaccccttatagtgcctacatcccatatagACCCTGATTCTGGTCCTACCTTCTCCTCTTTTTATCCAGATCTCTGTTAATGTTtctagggaaaaaagaaaaaaaaaaaaggtgactcaagtccttgggtcccagtatccatgtgggagatccagaggaagcttctagctCTAGCTCCTAGCTCGAGCCTGGTCTaaccagcctggccattgtggccatttgggtaacaAAAccgcagatgaaagatttttctgtctaaatctacctttctaataaaaaaagattCACCACTTATATTCATAACAAGTTAGACATAGCAGGAGATAAGGCAAATAGTTCTTAAGACACTGCTTGCTCTTTTTCAAGAAATTCGTTTTCCAAATCAGAAACTTTTATTTCTTATGCTTGTATGAGCTTAACAAAGACCAAATGCTACGACTGCATGCTAAATATGGGGACCCTCTAGTGACTACGTTCATAGTACAAAACCAACCTATTGTAAATGTCTGTATaagaatgcaaaaacaaaaacatgtatttgaatgatattatatatacatacatatgctatTTCGGATGTATGATACTGTGTTAGACTAAGAGTTCAGCTGGCTGCCCTAAAATTTGCATAAGGTATGAATCAAAGCTGCATCTAAGTCTATTCAAATTGAGAACTAATCTCGATTTCAGTTTTTCCCATTATACAAGCATCGCTTCTTTATTAAATTAGTAATCAGTTTATTTCCAGACATCCTTCCCAAAACTCACAATTCTTCAATGCTTATCAATTTCTACAAAATAGCTCATAAGAGTGTGTGtatgttctttttaatattgaGCTTTCAGAATACCTATCCAaattttttaacatgtatttcatCACCTATATTGAGTCATCATTATTCCTAGTCCCCTAAATGCAGCCTAAATACAAGAAACTGTTCCAGACTTGGTGAGCATTGTCCTGTTTTCCCAGGGACTCTGGGTGTGCCTCTGCCATTAgcattggcacagtaccggcatGCTATCAGACTGAGATTCTTCCTGTTGGTTCCCCTTTAACATGTCTCCCTTCAAGTACAAGCCCTATTCATTTGGGGGTGGCATTTGGCGGTGGAGGGAGTACCTTGGCTTTTCCTAGCACTTTGAAAGTATCCAAAagaccaatttttttttgtaaaaatgagaCTTGAAAATTAAGCTGGAAGGATgaggttaaaataaataaataaataaaaatgatagatGGGACACTGGGTTCAGGTCAGAATGAGGTGCCATGAAATGGGTTTGAACTATTTAGTAGTAAAATTGAGGATTGTTTTTAAGCTGTCAAAGGCAAAATGCCTATCACAGACCAAGAACACCTAAAACAAATAACAATCTGCTCTTATACTGGACTAAAGGTCtgcaatttttttccccttagtctGTGAGTTTGGTTCCTAAAGATAATTTAATCCCATTAGCTCACTGTCCTTCAGATCTCAGCATGTGTGAATTCCTTCAGGGAATCCTCTAAGGATAAGATTGATCTcatcaaaataaaaggaaagtcaAAGCATAGGTAAGTCTATTTTAAGTCAATCTGAGGATTACCAAAATAATTTGAACTGATCCCTTATTTTCTGGTTTCCTGAATCTTGAGATAATTTTCTATGCCATGTCAGTGTGGTTGTTGAAATGTAATAATGAAATACATAGAATCTAGTCCAATCTGGGTACATAACTACTCATTTATTTTGTGAGGGAGATTCTTTCACACTTCTGGGCTACAGTTCATTATCTGTAAAGAAGAGACGACAATCTCTCTTGTTTCTGATCCTAATGTCTGTTACCTGGTAGGGATATAATAAGCATTACATCCTTGAACTTCCCTCACAGCTGCTCACTCCATGACAATCTGAATTCTACTGGTAAATCTTTCAATAGCATGTTTCCCAGAAGTCACAATCATACAAATAGTACAAGTAGCTTGTGAGAGTATTGTGTAAAGTTTATAGAAATGTAAAatcaaaaattaataatttgctgaaaaagttttaaaagcacTTTTCATTAATACATATTTTGCATGGACTTTTCAAAGACTTGTGCCATAAGAAAATTTTCATCTGTCAGCTGAGACAACTTTGTCCCATATTGGAATGGCTGTGGTTAACACCCGGTTACGTCCTTGCcaacagtttcctgttaatgcactatATGAGAGGCAGTGGAGATACCGATAGTGATAGAGTTCCTGctccctatgtgggagacccagattgccTTTCTGGACTCTGGATATTGGCCAGTTATCACTGCAGGTGCTTAGTGAGAGAGGCATCAGATTGACGTGTGCTCGTgctcactctcgctctctctcttttaagagaCAGATGTTAAATATCCACAACATAACTACTTTCTTCAAATAAGAGCACATTCTTATTCAGATGACTATAAACCAAAGGCAGACAACATTTAGTTTCCCACCACCCATGTAGATGGCCTGCTGCCTATGATAGCTATGGTTCTACTCTGTCACACATTTTATAATCAGGATGCGCCTGCTAAAGGCTCCTAAACATTACTGAATTCCCAATTATCACTACACATCCTTCAACTGTAGTTTCTAATCTCTGGCTCTAGATTGTTTCAAAAACAGTTACACAATGTGGCTGATGGAATCACGAACAGATAAACGTAACCAGAAGTTTATGAGAAATCACCACATGGGAGTGCCAACGGCAAGCCACCAGTGACAGTAGCACccagtatgggcactggttcacctctcagctgctctacaactgattcagttccctgtttgacatgaggaaagcagcagaaggtgccccagttgtttgggcccctgcatccacaagggagacccaggagtCCCCAGTTCCTGGTCTTGGCCTGGCACCATGCTGGCATTTTCAGCAACCTGGGGAGTcaacaaatagatggaagatcactctctatctctctttgtaactctgactttcaaaacaagcctaaaaatcttaacaaaaaagagaaattacaTCAGATATTACAATACTTATATATAAAACTCTTACATTATAAATCTATAAACATCACTGCTATGAATGACAACAAGAGATCCATGTAACTCAATATTACAGCTTTTCTTATCGCCTCTATAGAAGTTAAATTTGGGTCAAATCATATTTAAAATCCCAAGAGTTCTCCAGTCCAACAATCAGGAAGGGTATGGGAATATATTAAGGACATAACTGAGAGAAAACTAAGATAAATACCATAGGAGGCATCTCCCAATGCAGAATTCTGTTAGtgttctacattcagaactcaggtaCCAGACCTCCAACAGGCAATGCTCCCCTCTGGAACGAAGAACAAAATTAGAAACAACGGAAGCCTTGAGGAAAAGAGATTGTCTAAgagtgggatggaagcagaggGAAAGGAGGAATTAGAATATCCAGAACCAGGGTCTCAGTCCTGAATTTTTGAAGGAAAAGGAACTAAGTAGCATAGTTTCCAAGGCAACCTgttgttggggtgggggtgggggacaaggaAATGGGTGATCTTTGGTTACTTTTGCTCCTGCCTTTATCTCTGGGAGCCTTCCATGGAGTCAGAGGCTGTTTAGAGTGTGACCCTAAATTCAGAGAGGATATTAAGGCCATCTTGGAAAAGCTAATACCTTCAGAAGTCCCTAGTCGAACTGAACTGATTGAACATCAGTTTAAGGAGATGACGCGTATAAGCTTCAAGGTCTCTCACAAGAACAAGATGCTACGGGTGTTGGGTGAGGGAAGCTTGGGCGTCCCTAAGAGTGTGGAGgttaaagagagaagggaggTAGGGAAGAAAACACCTGGTTCCTTATCCTTTTCTTCCAGCTGTAATTATCCCCCTAtaaataactttgcctttcctcTCCAGCTATTGAAACAGTTATCAAGTTGAGAACATGGCTGAAGAATGAATTTTCTAAGCTGAGCAAAGAAACATGGAAAGGTGATGTATCATTTCAATGTTGAAAGCTTGTACTGCAGTACTGTGGGAGCCCTCGGGGCCTCCAGCACACCTGTCTTTGTTTTGTGTGAACTCACACCAGGATAGGGACAGGATGGTGTGGGGAGCACTGAGGGCCTATTTGAAGTGTGTAAAGCAATCATGAGAGGTCTCCTTGAGACAGGACACTgtacctgagagagagagagagagagagagagagagagggagagaccaaaaCTGGGGCAGATTGAGTAAGGGATCACAATGCTCTCCCTGGGCCAGGTTGCTTTatctgctggtatgtgtgaagactaggggtggaccaggccaggccaactGTACTATCCAGCAACCAGAAATTCATatctgggggtgggagagggggccAGGTAAGGGTTCCAAAGCAATCCAGGCCATTGCATCTGCTAAAGCATTTAAAAGCCAGGCTATgatgagctgggccaggccaggctaataAACTGGTGCACAGGAGAGCCAGGTCTGTAGACCAAACAGAGGACCCTGGAATGTCTTCCCAGGCTACGCTGCTATGCTCATTGGTGCAACAAATTCAGGGGTAGGGGCAGGCAGAGTAAAGGAGGCCTAGCCAGGAGTGGGCTCCTTGAATCTCATGGAGGCCTCATCCCTGATTTCAAAGAATCAGAGTCCATGAATGTGTGGTCTAGTGTCAAAACACATATTGCATGACTAAGCCACTTGCATTGTACCTGACAGTCTGAAAAGCGCACTCTTCAAAAGCAATGGAAAACCTGAAGTACCTTTTCAAAGAGTGGAAGGATACACAAGTTATACTACTCTTCAGGCCAAGTTCTATAGCAAGCACCCAAGTCTGTGGACACTATAAGGTTGCCGGAGATAGTCAATGGGCCTTAGAACAAAGAGAACAATTAAAAGCCTGTGTGAAGATAGAATGAGTAATTTCACATCTGTCCAGTGAAGCCAACAGCTTCTCAGAGCAATCAGGCTGATGTGGTGGACACCACTGTAGCCACTAAGTGAAAAATCTCCACCTATCCAGAAAGATGCATTAAATGAAAGAGTTTTAACAGGGTAGTTAGTTAGTCAAAGGTCATAATTTGAAAGTCATATGTTCTCCACTGTACGTAAATCTCAACCATGTTTGACTCGTGTAACACACTCGGGACAATTTCCGGCCAACCAACATCCTAGAGGCGGCATCATGGGACCACTCCTGTTCTCTGGCACATGTGTAGTCTTGCAGAAAGAAGTAGTCCACCCTTTTCCCTTACCTCTTCATCCCTCTGGATACATTAGGGAAGACAGAAACTGTTCTCTCACCCAGCTACTCCATCTCTCGAGCCACTCCATCCCCATGTGTGGCCTGTATGGCTCTGTATACCCCACATTTTTGTAATGAACTTTAAAATtaacaatgattttaaaagttcGTATTGTCCAAGTAAATGTGAAAGATCCTTTGAATAAAATTTTCTGATATCCTTTTCCACCCCTCTTAGGTGTGTTTATTTTGCAAGGAAAGCTTCTTGAGATCCGCCAAACCTTGGAATCCAAACTACAGACGTTATTAAAGAGCTTCTCTGAAGTTGGTAATTAACATGTCCAACTAACTACACTGAAATTATGTGGggtgagaaagagaaatgaggGCTCCTTTTACAATTGTTTAGAACGGTTGATGGGGTGATTTGAATTTAGTGAGTTAACAAAGACTATTTGAGGATGAGGGTGGCTAACTTGCCCTAAACTCATTGGAATGTTGTGTTCTCTTTTAGCTTGTTCTGAAGATTGCAGTGAGTACAGCACACGGGATGCCTTGAGTATTCAGCCCACATTTTTCCACCTCCTTTGTTCTATGTAGCCTTCTCTACCATCTGTCACGTTTTCTTAACCTGTGGTTGCAAAGGAAATGTCAATAATACCATTTCTGATAACAGAACCTAGCAACATTttacagattttgcacatgcttGGAGGCCTCCAGAAGTGTAGTTGACAGCCCATTGCTCCAGTACATGCTGAAGTAGGATTTTTTTCATACTTCTTCCCTACAATTCTGCTAAATCATAGGTTCTGGTCTGTTATGAAATTTGATTGCTAAAGGAAGAAGGAATTCACAGTACTGCAAGCTCAAGAAttctagaaatcccagaaatctAAAACATACTTTATGTCTAAGTTAGGCAGGAAGCCATTTGCCATGGCCCCTGTGACTGTCTGTTTTCACTGTTTTAGTTGTGATTGAAggtcccatccttgactgctggaCATGCCTTCGCATCACCACCCAGTGCTTCAAAGGAGAATATTGTGGAGGTAATACAATTGCAGTGTAGCAGTTTGAGGGCTAGGAATCAAAGACCTGGTCTCTTCATTAATTTATCCAACAAGTATTTGTGAAAAACTTTGTACAGAGTCATaatgttacaaaataaaaaccaaactgGCAAGCTAAATTTGTACCAGGATGAATAACTGAGCTAGGCCAAAATGATGACTAGATTGAAAAAGCTGGACCAGGGGCAGAGAATTGGGCTAATAGCAGTAAGATCAAAATAACCAAGCAACACTAAAGAAGTAACAAATAGGGAGAAAAACTGGGGTTAAAGGGGTCTCCTAGTCTGGATTTAGATCTGAAGTTGCTATTTCTCTTCTGTaaactcattttttccttcttctttttctagaggatgacccaaaaaaGGCTGAAAGTCGAGAGATAGGACTGTTTCTAGTACTGTTGGCAGAAATTGGAATACTGGCAAGTGCTGTGTTACTGTGAGTTTTTCTCCCTCCAAATAAATACTGCGTCAAGCATTGCTTTAGAAAGGGGACCACCCAACTTTCATCCATTCCCAatggaaaaaaagggaaaaccaTTTCAAAATGTGTGATATTAGATAGTTAGGAGTGAAATTGATTCATGTTGATGGGATAGGTGTTGTAATACAAAGAAATGCAGATGAGATATACAAGAGACAAGGGGAACACCTTGatctattattttgaagattgTTGCTGCTGATATTGAAATGGGGTTATCTCCTTTCTCTAGATTCCATTTTTGTGTCATTCATCGGAGAAGGATGAAAGAAATACGAAATACGCTAAAGAAATACTTGGAGAAGAAACTTGAACAATTAATAGGAATGTCAGATAATGAACAGGAGAGAACAGATCTTAggccaagaaaataaatacacaaacaccTATCACAGGTCTTAGCATCGACTCAGAGCCCGAAACTGGGAACTAAGCTCTTCTGTGGTCATAGAGTAATAttgttttaaaactgaaaaagaacTTGGTT is a window encoding:
- the IZUMO3 gene encoding izumo sperm-egg fusion protein 3 codes for the protein MGDLWLLLLLPLSLGAFHGVRGCLECDPKFREDIKAILEKLIPSEVPSRTELIEHQFKEMTRISFKVSHKNKMLRVLAIETVIKLRTWLKNEFSKLSKETWKGVFILQGKLLEIRQTLESKLQTLLKSFSEVACSEDCIVIEGPILDCWTCLRITTQCFKGEYCGEDDPKKAESREIGLFLVLLAEIGILASAVLLFHFCVIHRRRMKEIRNTLKKYLEKKLEQLIGMSDNEQERTDLRPRK